CAGGTAGCCGTCCTCGTCCCGGTCGGCGAGGATCTTCAGCTCGCGCAGCTGCTCCAGCGGGACCCGGGTCTCGCCGACCCACTCGCCCAGCGTCTCGTAGTAGCTGTCCGGCGTGTCCAGGAACTCCACCCCGGCCGCGCGCATCGCCCGGACGGTGGCCACGATGTCGTTGGTCGCCAGCGCCAGGTGCTGGACGCCGGGGCCGCCGTAGAACTCCAGGTACTCGTCGATCTGGGACTTCTTCTTCGCCACGGCCGGCTCGTTCAGCGGGAACTTCACCTTGCGGCTGCCGTCCGCGACGACCTTGGACATCAGCGCCGAGTACTCGGTGGCGATGTCGTCGCCGACGAACTCCTTCATGTTGGTGAAGCCCATGACCCGGTTGTAGAAGGCCACCCACTCGTTCATCTTCCCGAGCTCGACATTGCCGACGCAGTGGTCGACGGCCTGGAAGAAGCGCCGGGCCGGCGGCTCGACGATCGGGCTCCGGGCCGTGTAGCCGGGCAGGTAGGGGCCGTCGTAGCCGCTGCGGTCGACCAGGGTGTGCCGGGTCTCGCCGTAGGTGGCGATGGCGGCCAGCACCACGGTCCCGTGCTCGTCCTTGAGCTCGTAGGGCTCCGCCAGCGGCTCCGCGCCGTGGGCGACGGCGTAGGCGAAGGCCGCGTGGACGTCCGGGACCTCGATCGCGAGGTCGGTCACCCCGTCGCCGTGCTCGGCGACGTGGCGCTCCAGGAACTTGCCGACCGGGCCGACGGCCTTGACCACGGAGGTGAAGACGAAGCGCGCGCTGCCCGATTCCAGCACGTATGAGGCGGTCTCCCGCTCGCCGGTCTCCGGTCCGGCATAGGCGACCAGGCGCATCCCGAACGCGGTGGAGTAGTAGTGCGCGGCCTGCTTGGCGTTGCCGACGGCGAAGACGATCGCGTCCATCCCCTTCACGGGGAAGTCGTCGGTGGGGGTCTGCCCGGTCATGGCGTCCTCCGGTGGGGGTGAGGTGCTGATGGCGGTACCGTCGCGCCGATCCGGGAGCTGCGCAACTGGACGGTCAAACGCTGCACACGCTGTACTGGTGGACCAGTGGAATACCGGAAACCCTGGACACACTGTCCACCTGGAGGCACCGTGCCCGGAATCGACGCCCTCGACGCCGCCCTGCTCGCCCTGCTGGCCGAGGATCCGCGGCCGGGGGTGCTGGAGTGCTCCCGGAGGCTCGGGGTGGCCCGCGGGACGGTCCAGGCCCGACTCGACCGGCTGCGGGCCAGAGGAGTGATCCGCGGCTTCGCACCGGAGCTCGACCCGGCCGCGCTCGGCTACCCGGTCACCGCCTTCGCCACCCTGGAGATCTCCCAGGGCCAGGGCGCGGGGGTGCGGGCGCACGTGGCCTCCGTGCCCGAGGTGCTGGAGCTGCACACCATCACCGGCGAGGGCGACATGCTCTGCCGGATCGTGGCCCGTTCCAACGCCGATCTCCAACGGGTGATCGACCTGGTTGTCGGCTTTGATGGCATTGTGCGCGCTTCGACCGCCATCGCCATGGAGAACCCGGTCCCTTACCGGGTGCTCCCGCTGGTGGCCGAGGCCGCCGTCGGAAAGGCGGACCCGGCCGCGACCTGAGGGCCGGCCCGGGCAGGAACCGAGCAGGAACCGGAGCAGCGTGGACTTCTGGGACTACGTCAGCAGCAGACGGGAGCAACTGCTCAACGACACCTACCAGCACGCCAGCGCCGTGTTCCAGTGCATGGTGGTCGCGGCGCTGCTGGGCGTCGGCATCGGGGCGCTGACCTACCGCAGCGACCGGGCCGGCCGGGCGGCGACCCTGGTCACCGGGACGATCCTGACCATCCCCTCCTACGCGCTGCTCGGTCTGCTGATCCCGGTGGTCGGTCTGGGCGTGCCGCCGACCGTCACCGCCCTGGTGCTCTACGCGCTGCTGCCGATCGTCCGGAACTCCCTGGTCGGGCTGCGCGGCGTCGACCCGGCGCTGGTCGACGCCGCGCGCGGGATCGGGATGACCGGCACGGCCCGGCTGCTGCGGGTGGAGCTGCCGATCGCCTGGCCGGCCATCCTGGCCGGGATCAGGGTGTCCACCCAGATGAGCATGGGCATCCTGGCCATCGCCGCCTACGCCTCGGGTCCCGGGCTCGGCAACGAGATCTTCAGCGGGATCGCCGGCCTGGGCAGCGCCAACGCGCTGAACGAGGTGCTGGCCGGAACACTCGGCATCGTCGTCCTGGCGCTGCTGTTCGACGCCGCCCTGGTGCTGCTCGGCCGGGTCACCGTCTCCAGGGGGATCCGTGGCTGAGACCACCGCCGTCACCGCGACCACCGGCGTGACCGGGGCCACCATCGAACTGGAGGGGCTGAGCAAGCGCTACCCCGGCAGTCCGCAGCCGGCGGTGGACTCGGTGAGCATGGAGATCGGCGCCGGTGAGACGGTGATCCTGGTCGGCCCCTCGGGCTGCGGCAAGAGCACCACCCTGCGGATGATCAACCGGCTGATCGAGCCGACCTCGGGCCGGATCCGGATCAACGGCGAGGACGTCACCGACATCGACCCGGTGAAGCTGCGCCGGCGCATCGGCTACGCGATCCAGTCCTCCGGCCTGTTCCCGCACCTCACGGTGGCTCAGAACATCGCCCAGGTGCCGAAGATGATCGGCTGGGGCAAGCAGCGGATCAAGGACCGGGTGGAGGAGATGCTCGACCTGGTCGGCCTCGACCCCCGCGAGTTCCACGACCGGTACCCGCGCCGGCTCTCCGGCGGCCAGCAGCAGCGGGTCGGCGTCGCCCGCGCGCTGGCCGCCGACCCGCCGGTGCTGCTGATGGACGAGCCCTTCGGCGCGGTCGACCCGATCACCCGGGACCACCTCCAGGACGAACTGATCCGGCTCCAGCACGAGCTGCACAAGACCATCGTCTTCGTCACCCACGACTTCGACGAGGCGATCAAGCTCGGCGACCGGATCGCGGTGCTGCGCGAGCAGTCCCACATCGCCCAGTTCGACACCCCCGAGGCGATCCTCACCAACCCCGCCGACGACTTCGTCTCCGGCTTCGTCGGCGCCGGTGCGGCGCTGAAACGGCTCAACCTCACCCGGGTCAGGGACGTCGGCATCGCCGACTTCCCCAGCGCCACCGTGGACGAGCCGCTGCAGGCGATCCTGGCCGGGCTGCGCCACGGCGGCGTCAACGAGCTGCTGCTGCTCGACCGGCGCGGACGCCCGTACAAGTGGCTGCGGCGCGGCGACCTGATGCGCGCCCGCGGCACCCTGGCCCGCGCCGGGACCCTGGTCACCCACACCGTCAGCCGCGACGCCACGCTGCGCGACGCGCTGGAGGCGGTGCTCACCGACAGCGGCGGCCGGGCCGCCGTCACCGGACGCCGCGGCGAGTACGTCGGCGTCGTCGACATGGAGACGCTGATGGACTCGGTCCACCAGATGCTGGAGGCCGACCGGCTCACCGCGCTGGAGCACCAGGAGGAGCTGCTGGAGCACGAGCGGGCCGCGCGCCCCCGGGACGGGGAGCCGCAGTGACCGCCCCCGCCGCCCGGCCGTCCCGCCGCCGGATCACCATCGGCAAGCTGCTGGTCACCCCGGCCGTGCTGGCGGTCCTGCTGCTCACCCTCTATCTGTGGATCACCCATGTCCGGCTCGACTCGATCGAGCGGAACTCGCTCCAGGGCAGCCAGGTCCGGCTCTACCTCTGGCAGCAGATCGAGCTGACCGCCGTCTCCACCTTCTTCGTGCTGGTGATCGCGCTCCCCCTGGGCATCCTGCTGTCCCGCCGCTTCGCCCGCCCGGCCGCGCCCTTCGCCGTCGCCCTGGCCAACCTGGGCCAGGCCACCCCGGCGATCGGGCTGCTGGCGCTGCTCACCTTCTGGCTCGGCATCGGCGCGCGCACCGCGCTGGTCGGCATGGTCGCCTACGCCGTGCTGCCGGTGCTCAGCAACACCATGGCCGGGCTGCGGGCGATCGACCCGGCGATGCTGGAGGCCGCCAAGGGCATCGGGATGTCCCCGCTGGGCGTGCTCGGCCGGGTCGAGCTGCCGCTGGCCGTCCCGCTGATCCTGGCCGGGGTGCGCACCGCGCTGATCCTCAATGTCGGCACCGGCACCCTGGCCGCCTTCGCCGGCGGCGGCGGGCTCGGCAACCTGATCACCGCCGGGATCACCACCCAGCGGACCCGGGTACTGATCGTCGGCGCGGTGCTCACCGTCTGCCTGGCGCTGCTGGTCGACTGGCTGGCCTCGCTGGCCGAGGTCGAGCTCAGCCCGCGCGGACTGGAGGTGCACCAGTGACCCGCCGCCGCGCGCTGCCGGGGGCCGTCGCCGCCGTCGCCGCGCTGCTGCTCGGCAGCGCCGGCTGCGGCCTGCACAGCGGCAGCCGGATCCCGGACGACGTGCTGCCCGGGTCGCTCGGCGCCGGGCAGCCGCTGAAGGGCGCCAGCCTCACCATCGCGTCCAAGAACTTCACCGAGAACGTGATCCTGGCCGAGATGATCGGCCTGGTCTGGACCGCCGCCGGGGCCCAGGTCACCGACAGGACCAACATCTCCGGCAGCATCGGCGCCCGGCAGGCCATCGTCACCGGCACCGCCGATGCCATGTACGAGTACACCGGCACCGCCTGGATCACCTACCTGGGCAACACCACGCCCATCGCCGACCCGCAGCAGCAGTGGCAGTCCGTCCATGACGCGGACCTGAAGAACGGCATCACCTGGCTGCCGCCGTCCCGGCTCAACGACACCTACGCGCTGGCCGGCAACGCCGCCAACGTCGCCAAGTACCACCTGCGGACCCTGTCCGACGTGGCCGCGCTGTCCCGGTCGAACCCCCGCGCGGTGACCCTGTGCGTGGACAACGAGTTCGGCGTCCGCGACGACGGGCTGACCGGGATGGAGAAGGCCTACGGGATGACCGTCCCCACCTCCAACATCCGCACCATGGACGCCGGGATCGTCTACACCACCGTCGCCTCCGGCAGCTCCTGCCTGCTCGGCGACGTCTACAGCACCGACGGGCGGATCCCGGAGCTCAAGCTCCAGGTGCTGGCGGACGACCGGCGCTTCTTCCCGAACTACGACGCCGCCCCGGAGCTGCACTCCGCGGCCCTGGCGAAGTACCCGGCGATCGCCGCGCTGCTGGACCCGGTCTCGGCGAAGCTGGACAACACCGTGGCCCAGCAGCTGAACAGCAAGGTGGACGTGGAGGGTCAGGACCCGCGGACGGTGGCCCGGCAGTGGCTGATCGACCAGGGCTTCATCCGGGCGAAGTGACCGTTCAGGAGCAGCTGGGCACGGTGCCGACGCCGGTCTGCAGCGCGCCCAGCGCGGAGATCGCGCCCTGCAGCGTCGACACCGGGATCAGCCGCAGCCCGTGCGGCAGCCCGGCCAGGGCGTCCGAGCACTCGTCCTCGGGCACCAGGAAGACGGTCGCCCCGTCGCGGGCCGCCGCCTTGGTCTTGAGTGCCACCCCGCCGACGGCGGAGACGTTGCCGGCGCCGTCGATCTCGCCGGTGCCGGCGATGACCGCGCCGTTGGTCAGGTCACCGGCCGCGCCGGGCCGGCCGGTGCCGTTGCCGTCCAGTTCGTCGATGATCCCTAGGGTGAACAGCAGTCCCGCGCTGGGGCCGCCGACGTCCGCCAGGCTGATGGAGACCTTGACCTTGGCCGGCGAGAGCTTCAGGTAGCCGAGCGCGGCATCGGTCGCGGCGTCCTGGGACTCGGTCATCTCCTGCTGGTCGGTCGCGTTGACCTGGGCCAGCGACTGTCCGGCCGGGTAGACGGCGTCACGCGGGACGACCGCCTCGGAGGGGTTGGGCCAGGCCTTGAGGGCGGCCTCGATCGAGATGGACTGCTGCGGCGGGGTCGCCGCGATGGTGACCATCCGCAGCTGGCCGACGGTCTGCCGGAGCGGGTGGCCGGTGATGCTGAGCACCTGGGCCGGCGTGCCGCCGACGCCGACCGCCTTGGCGTCCGGGAAGACCCCGAGGGTGTTGGCGGTGATCCCCGGGTACATGATCGTGAACGGCAGCGGGACCAGCAGCGCGATCGCGACCAGGGCCGCGACCACGGCGCCGCACAGGCTCAGCGCCACGGTTCGGCGGGACGGCGAAGACAGAGAGAACAGCACACCGAATCCAAACACACCGCGCGCCGTCCGTCTCCACCGGCTCGCGGATCAGCGCAGCGCCTCGGCGACCTCGGTCGCCGCCTCCACCACCCTGGGGCCGACCCGCTCCGGGACCATCCCGCCGAGCATCACCACGCCCACGCTGCCCTCGATCCCGGACAGGCCGAGCAGGGCCGAGGCCGCGCCGCTGGCGCCGGAGCGCTCCTCCGGCCCGGTGACCACGAAGGCCGGCTCCGGGCGGCCGCCGTAGGGCAGCGTCCGCACGGCCATGATCGCCCGGCCGGCCGCGTTCTCGTCCAGCGGGTGCCGCAGGCCGGTGCGGTAGGCGACGTGGAAGTCGGTCCAGCTGGGCTCGACCACCGCCACCACCAGCGCGTCGTTGCCGTCGACCAGGGTGAGGTGGGCGGTCGCGCCCAGGTCCTCGGCCAGGCTGCGGAGCGCGGGCAGGGCCGCCTCGCGCAGCAGCGGGTGCACCCGGTGGGCGAGCCGCAGCACGCCCAGGCCGACCCGGACCCGGCCGCCGAGGTCCCGGCGGACCAGCCCGTGCTGCTCCAGGGTGGCCAGCAGCCGGTAGACCACGGTGCGGTTCACCGCGAGCCGGCCGGCCAGCTCGGTGACGGTCAGGCCGCGTTCGGAATCGGCAAGCAGTTTCAGGACTTTGACGCCACGGTCCAGAGTCTGGGATGTCTCGGCGGTCACAGTGCGTGTTCCCCTTCCGCCGGAAATCGGACTGTGGCGGGGACGCTAGTGAGCAGGCACCGCTCTGCGGAAGGGCTTGTCCAGAATTCGGTCAAGATTGTTGTCTGCGACCGGGACAAGGCGGGACAACCGGACACGTTGCGCTATCGAACCGTTACCGTTCCGTCGTTTTCCGAAGCGCTCCGTGTCACCTTCCGCAGCATCGGGCACGCACAGGGCTCGCACGGGATGCGTTCAGGAAACGCGCGTGGCCCACTCCTGGATCTTCTTGATCCGGGTCTGCA
The Streptacidiphilus albus JL83 genome window above contains:
- the hppD gene encoding 4-hydroxyphenylpyruvate dioxygenase — protein: MTGQTPTDDFPVKGMDAIVFAVGNAKQAAHYYSTAFGMRLVAYAGPETGERETASYVLESGSARFVFTSVVKAVGPVGKFLERHVAEHGDGVTDLAIEVPDVHAAFAYAVAHGAEPLAEPYELKDEHGTVVLAAIATYGETRHTLVDRSGYDGPYLPGYTARSPIVEPPARRFFQAVDHCVGNVELGKMNEWVAFYNRVMGFTNMKEFVGDDIATEYSALMSKVVADGSRKVKFPLNEPAVAKKKSQIDEYLEFYGGPGVQHLALATNDIVATVRAMRAAGVEFLDTPDSYYETLGEWVGETRVPLEQLRELKILADRDEDGYLLQIFTKPVQDRPTVFFELIERHGSMGFGKGNFKALFEAIEREQERRGNL
- a CDS encoding Lrp/AsnC family transcriptional regulator → MPGIDALDAALLALLAEDPRPGVLECSRRLGVARGTVQARLDRLRARGVIRGFAPELDPAALGYPVTAFATLEISQGQGAGVRAHVASVPEVLELHTITGEGDMLCRIVARSNADLQRVIDLVVGFDGIVRASTAIAMENPVPYRVLPLVAEAAVGKADPAAT
- a CDS encoding ABC transporter permease translates to MDFWDYVSSRREQLLNDTYQHASAVFQCMVVAALLGVGIGALTYRSDRAGRAATLVTGTILTIPSYALLGLLIPVVGLGVPPTVTALVLYALLPIVRNSLVGLRGVDPALVDAARGIGMTGTARLLRVELPIAWPAILAGIRVSTQMSMGILAIAAYASGPGLGNEIFSGIAGLGSANALNEVLAGTLGIVVLALLFDAALVLLGRVTVSRGIRG
- a CDS encoding ABC transporter ATP-binding protein — encoded protein: MAETTAVTATTGVTGATIELEGLSKRYPGSPQPAVDSVSMEIGAGETVILVGPSGCGKSTTLRMINRLIEPTSGRIRINGEDVTDIDPVKLRRRIGYAIQSSGLFPHLTVAQNIAQVPKMIGWGKQRIKDRVEEMLDLVGLDPREFHDRYPRRLSGGQQQRVGVARALAADPPVLLMDEPFGAVDPITRDHLQDELIRLQHELHKTIVFVTHDFDEAIKLGDRIAVLREQSHIAQFDTPEAILTNPADDFVSGFVGAGAALKRLNLTRVRDVGIADFPSATVDEPLQAILAGLRHGGVNELLLLDRRGRPYKWLRRGDLMRARGTLARAGTLVTHTVSRDATLRDALEAVLTDSGGRAAVTGRRGEYVGVVDMETLMDSVHQMLEADRLTALEHQEELLEHERAARPRDGEPQ
- a CDS encoding ABC transporter permease; this translates as MTAPAARPSRRRITIGKLLVTPAVLAVLLLTLYLWITHVRLDSIERNSLQGSQVRLYLWQQIELTAVSTFFVLVIALPLGILLSRRFARPAAPFAVALANLGQATPAIGLLALLTFWLGIGARTALVGMVAYAVLPVLSNTMAGLRAIDPAMLEAAKGIGMSPLGVLGRVELPLAVPLILAGVRTALILNVGTGTLAAFAGGGGLGNLITAGITTQRTRVLIVGAVLTVCLALLVDWLASLAEVELSPRGLEVHQ
- a CDS encoding glycine betaine ABC transporter substrate-binding protein, with the protein product MTRRRALPGAVAAVAALLLGSAGCGLHSGSRIPDDVLPGSLGAGQPLKGASLTIASKNFTENVILAEMIGLVWTAAGAQVTDRTNISGSIGARQAIVTGTADAMYEYTGTAWITYLGNTTPIADPQQQWQSVHDADLKNGITWLPPSRLNDTYALAGNAANVAKYHLRTLSDVAALSRSNPRAVTLCVDNEFGVRDDGLTGMEKAYGMTVPTSNIRTMDAGIVYTTVASGSSCLLGDVYSTDGRIPELKLQVLADDRRFFPNYDAAPELHSAALAKYPAIAALLDPVSAKLDNTVAQQLNSKVDVEGQDPRTVARQWLIDQGFIRAK
- a CDS encoding S16 family serine protease, which encodes MSSPSRRTVALSLCGAVVAALVAIALLVPLPFTIMYPGITANTLGVFPDAKAVGVGGTPAQVLSITGHPLRQTVGQLRMVTIAATPPQQSISIEAALKAWPNPSEAVVPRDAVYPAGQSLAQVNATDQQEMTESQDAATDAALGYLKLSPAKVKVSISLADVGGPSAGLLFTLGIIDELDGNGTGRPGAAGDLTNGAVIAGTGEIDGAGNVSAVGGVALKTKAAARDGATVFLVPEDECSDALAGLPHGLRLIPVSTLQGAISALGALQTGVGTVPSCS
- a CDS encoding IclR family transcriptional regulator, producing the protein MTAETSQTLDRGVKVLKLLADSERGLTVTELAGRLAVNRTVVYRLLATLEQHGLVRRDLGGRVRVGLGVLRLAHRVHPLLREAALPALRSLAEDLGATAHLTLVDGNDALVVAVVEPSWTDFHVAYRTGLRHPLDENAAGRAIMAVRTLPYGGRPEPAFVVTGPEERSGASGAASALLGLSGIEGSVGVVMLGGMVPERVGPRVVEAATEVAEALR